In Streptomyces chartreusis, the following proteins share a genomic window:
- a CDS encoding DUF1963 domain-containing protein produces the protein MTAIDAQLIHETAAKHGVPGSVAEELLVRSRPCVYLVQYEEVPASLREQARPAARTGGLPALPEGAEWPDGREPLILSVDCAALPRDALDIELPADGHLLFFSDIEYPPDSSAVLHVPAGTPTTEHPGTYDFDGESMQVRVYESHTLYPLVGLTLDEDWRDAPAAEAFAKGHDDVLDRFEEDFLEAAAGGTRPGVCVQIGGFSNSWDMAPDTDGLVLLAQLAGQAIDYEVFTLNLIVGTREDIAARRYDRLQYEQQC, from the coding sequence ATGACGGCGATCGACGCGCAGCTCATCCACGAGACGGCTGCGAAGCATGGCGTTCCGGGCTCTGTCGCGGAGGAGCTGCTGGTCCGTAGCCGGCCCTGCGTCTACCTCGTGCAGTACGAGGAAGTGCCGGCATCCCTGCGGGAGCAGGCCCGGCCTGCCGCACGGACCGGCGGGCTTCCCGCGTTGCCGGAGGGAGCGGAGTGGCCCGACGGGAGAGAGCCGTTGATACTCAGCGTCGACTGCGCGGCCCTGCCCCGTGATGCCCTGGACATCGAACTCCCCGCCGACGGGCACCTGTTGTTCTTCAGCGACATCGAATACCCGCCGGACTCCTCCGCGGTGCTCCATGTCCCTGCCGGAACTCCTACGACAGAGCACCCCGGGACGTATGACTTCGACGGCGAGTCCATGCAGGTCAGGGTCTATGAGTCCCACACTCTGTATCCCCTGGTCGGACTGACCCTCGACGAAGACTGGCGAGATGCCCCAGCAGCTGAAGCATTCGCGAAGGGGCACGACGACGTACTGGACCGGTTCGAGGAAGACTTCCTGGAAGCAGCAGCCGGCGGAACCCGCCCCGGCGTCTGCGTGCAGATCGGCGGCTTCTCCAACTCATGGGACATGGCCCCGGACACGGACGGCCTGGTGCTCCTCGCACAGCTGGCGGGGCAGGCGATCGACTACGAGGTGTTCACCCTGAACCTCATCGTGGGCACCCGCGAGGACATCGCCGCGCGACGGTACGACCGACTCCAGTACGAGCAGCAGTGCTGA
- a CDS encoding Na+/H+ antiporter NhaA: protein MSGQDPSEASETLSNQTRARWRTFVQTETGSAALLLAAVAAALVWANVDAHSYEEVWGAHFTIGFDTHHLSLDLHEWINAGLMSLFFFVVGLEARREFDMGELRDRRWVLLSAAAGLGSMVVPAAIYIAINAGHDSVHGWGTAMSTDTAFALGILAVLGSRLPASLRAFMLSISVVDDLLALLVIAVFYSEGIHLPALLVALGVLLIIAVLRLVGIRKSAPCAVLSVVVWVALYEAGIDPVVTGLAVGALVVAYPAPRGDLERASQLFRLFREQPTPELQRSAVQGLAAAISPNERLEQKFLPWVSYGIVPLFALANAGIELSGAKLEEAFTSPITLGIVCGCAAGKVIGVVGSMAGAQVLTGGRLRPNVGWGSVTAGGAVAGAAFTVSLLIASHAFEGEELDQARIGVLTTLVAAFVLSWAVSGVIGLLPEARRARALLGTTETLTDLAVAVDVRHDRIRGPEKAAVTVVEYGDFECPYCGQAEPVVRELLGHEHDVRYVWRHLPLSDVHPDAELAAEASEAAARQGKFWEMHDLLLERQDALGIEDLLRYAQELGLDMARFRDDLEQRRGARRVAEDIDSADLSGVSGTPTFFINGRRHQGAYDIAALTQAVEQARQRVLAAQAGPSKSAS from the coding sequence GTGAGCGGCCAAGACCCCAGCGAGGCGAGTGAGACCCTGTCCAACCAGACCAGGGCGCGTTGGCGGACGTTCGTGCAGACCGAGACGGGCAGCGCCGCTCTGTTGCTGGCAGCCGTGGCCGCGGCCCTGGTGTGGGCCAACGTCGATGCGCACTCCTACGAAGAGGTGTGGGGAGCGCACTTCACCATCGGCTTCGACACCCACCATCTCTCACTCGACCTGCACGAGTGGATCAATGCCGGGCTGATGAGTCTGTTCTTCTTCGTGGTCGGCCTGGAGGCGCGGCGCGAGTTCGACATGGGGGAACTGCGGGACCGCCGCTGGGTGCTGCTCAGCGCCGCGGCCGGCCTAGGAAGCATGGTCGTACCCGCGGCGATCTACATCGCGATCAACGCCGGTCATGATTCGGTGCACGGCTGGGGTACGGCGATGTCGACCGACACCGCCTTCGCCCTGGGCATCCTGGCCGTACTCGGCTCACGGCTGCCGGCATCCCTGCGCGCTTTCATGCTGTCGATCTCCGTGGTCGACGATCTGCTCGCGCTGCTGGTGATCGCCGTCTTCTACAGCGAGGGCATCCATCTGCCGGCACTGCTGGTGGCGCTGGGCGTGCTGCTGATCATCGCCGTCCTGCGGTTGGTGGGCATCCGCAAGAGCGCACCCTGCGCCGTCCTGTCCGTGGTGGTGTGGGTCGCGCTGTACGAGGCCGGGATCGACCCAGTCGTGACGGGTCTGGCCGTAGGCGCCCTGGTCGTCGCCTACCCGGCGCCACGGGGTGACCTCGAACGGGCGAGCCAGCTGTTCCGTCTCTTCCGCGAGCAGCCCACCCCGGAGTTGCAGCGCTCCGCGGTACAGGGCCTCGCCGCGGCGATCTCCCCCAATGAGCGGCTGGAGCAGAAGTTCCTGCCCTGGGTGAGCTACGGCATCGTGCCCCTGTTCGCGCTGGCCAACGCCGGCATCGAGCTGAGCGGCGCCAAGCTGGAAGAAGCGTTCACCTCCCCCATCACGCTGGGCATTGTTTGCGGCTGCGCGGCCGGCAAAGTGATCGGGGTCGTGGGCTCGATGGCGGGTGCACAGGTGCTGACGGGCGGTCGCCTGCGTCCCAACGTGGGCTGGGGTTCGGTCACCGCGGGCGGTGCCGTCGCCGGGGCGGCCTTCACCGTGTCCTTGTTGATCGCCTCCCACGCCTTCGAGGGCGAGGAACTGGACCAGGCGCGCATCGGTGTCCTCACCACCCTGGTCGCTGCCTTCGTCCTCAGCTGGGCGGTCTCGGGCGTCATCGGACTGCTGCCGGAGGCCCGCAGAGCACGGGCCCTGCTCGGCACGACCGAGACGCTGACAGATCTGGCGGTCGCCGTCGACGTCCGCCACGACCGGATCCGCGGGCCCGAGAAGGCAGCGGTCACGGTGGTGGAGTACGGCGACTTCGAGTGCCCGTACTGCGGGCAGGCCGAACCGGTCGTGCGGGAACTACTGGGTCACGAGCACGACGTCCGCTATGTGTGGCGGCACCTGCCGCTGTCGGATGTGCACCCCGACGCGGAGCTGGCGGCCGAGGCGTCGGAAGCCGCCGCACGCCAGGGGAAGTTCTGGGAGATGCACGATCTGCTGCTCGAGCGGCAGGACGCCCTCGGCATCGAGGACCTGCTGCGGTATGCGCAGGAACTCGGTCTCGACATGGCGCGGTTCCGGGACGACCTGGAGCAGCGACGGGGCGCGCGGCGTGTCGCGGAGGACATCGATTCCGCGGACCTGAGCGGGGTGTCGGGTACACCCACGTTCTTCATCAACGGACGCCGCCACCAGGGTGCCTACGACATCGCAGCCCTGACGCAGGCTGTCGAGCAGGCCCGGCAGCGAGTGCTTGCCGCGCAGGCCGGACCGTCGAAGTCGGCGAGCTGA
- a CDS encoding DUF4232 domain-containing protein: MALTACNGDGEKDSAAPSASSSPSGAGAGKGSAAPSTSAPSDGGKADGDSAGSGGSTPQASAPAADDGQDGGVGMCETTDLSYNVTVASKPVNHALLKATNKSSDSCLLPANELVITIPGLDGAAEHAGPEGKDWILKSGESAYAGILFARADTEGGKTADKVEIALTPAESPATVPINDGPVTVNDGQVTSFFGTAEDALTY; encoded by the coding sequence ATGGCACTGACGGCATGCAACGGTGACGGGGAGAAGGACTCGGCCGCTCCGAGTGCGTCATCGAGCCCGTCCGGTGCGGGTGCCGGCAAGGGATCCGCCGCGCCCTCGACGTCCGCCCCGAGCGATGGCGGCAAGGCCGACGGCGACTCCGCCGGCAGCGGTGGCAGCACCCCGCAGGCGTCGGCGCCCGCGGCCGACGACGGCCAGGACGGGGGCGTGGGCATGTGCGAGACGACCGACCTGAGCTACAACGTCACTGTCGCCTCCAAGCCCGTCAACCATGCCTTGCTGAAGGCGACGAACAAGAGCAGTGACTCCTGTCTGCTGCCGGCCAACGAGTTGGTGATCACGATTCCGGGGCTCGACGGAGCCGCCGAGCACGCGGGCCCCGAGGGCAAGGACTGGATCCTGAAGTCCGGCGAGTCCGCCTACGCCGGGATCTTGTTCGCGCGCGCCGACACCGAGGGCGGCAAGACCGCGGACAAGGTGGAGATCGCGCTGACGCCCGCCGAGAGCCCTGCGACGGTTCCGATCAACGATGGCCCCGTCACGGTCAATGACGGCCAGGTCACCAGCTTCTTCGGCACCGCCGAGGACGCACTCACTTACTGA
- a CDS encoding discoidin domain-containing protein — protein sequence MRLMNVAGRLRRRALGVSLIATAALITLPAQLPAAAAETPLSQGKSVMSSSNENAATPAAGAVDGDRGTRWSSAASDNQWLQVDLGATASVTRVVLDWEAAYGKDYKIQFSQDGAGWSDAKTVTGSDGGVDTVDVSGQARYVRMQGLSRATPWGYSLWEFQVFGTTGGTQPASCDTANAARGKASSASSVENAGTPASAAFDGDTGTRWSSQASDPQWVQVDLGSARDVCKVDLNWEAAYAKDFRIQTSGNGQDWSTVKEVTGATGGQASYEVDGSGRYVRILGTARGTGYGYSLWEVSVHTESGGSGPIEGGGDLGPNVIVVDPSTPNLQQRFDQVFAQQEASQFGSGRYQFLMKPGTYNDINAQLGFYTSVSGLGLNPDDVQINGDITVDAGWFNGNATQNFWRSAENLAVTPSNGTDRWAVAQAAPFRRIHVKGGLNLAPNGYGWASGGYIADSKIDGTVGPYSQQQWYTRDSSVGGWTNGVWNMTFTGVEGAPATNFATGPYTTFDTTPISREKPFLYLDGNTYKVFVPAKRTNSRGVSWPANAGGSSLPLDQFYVVKPGATAATINAALDQGLNLLFTPGVYHIDQTIEVDRANTVVLGLGLATIIPDGGVDAMHVADVDGVRLAGFLIDAGPSNSDTLLRIGEPGASADHSANPTTMQDVFVRIGGAGPGLATNSVVVNSDDVLIDHTWIWRADHGEGVGWDTNRADYGLRVNGDDVLTTGLFVEHFNKYDVFWSGERGRTIFFQNEKAYDAPNEAAITHDGIVGYAAYKVADTVNEHEAWALGSYCNYTSDDTIVQHHGFQVPVKPGIKMRHLMVISLGGKGQYRHVINDTGAPTSGTDTVPSKVTQFP from the coding sequence ATGAGACTCATGAATGTCGCCGGACGCCTCAGACGCAGAGCGCTGGGTGTCTCGCTGATCGCCACCGCGGCGCTGATCACCCTCCCCGCCCAACTGCCCGCCGCGGCAGCCGAAACGCCACTGTCCCAGGGCAAGAGCGTCATGTCCTCCTCGAACGAGAACGCCGCGACGCCCGCCGCCGGCGCGGTGGACGGTGACCGGGGCACCAGGTGGTCCTCGGCCGCGAGCGACAACCAGTGGCTACAGGTGGACCTGGGCGCCACGGCCTCCGTCACCCGGGTCGTACTCGACTGGGAAGCCGCATACGGCAAGGACTACAAGATCCAGTTCTCGCAGGACGGCGCCGGCTGGAGCGACGCCAAGACCGTGACGGGCAGCGACGGCGGCGTCGACACCGTGGATGTGTCGGGGCAGGCCCGCTACGTACGGATGCAAGGGCTCAGCCGGGCCACGCCATGGGGCTACTCCCTGTGGGAGTTCCAGGTCTTCGGCACCACCGGCGGCACCCAGCCTGCGTCCTGCGACACGGCCAACGCCGCCCGCGGCAAGGCCTCTTCCGCCTCCTCGGTCGAGAACGCCGGTACACCCGCCTCGGCCGCGTTCGACGGTGACACCGGCACCCGCTGGTCGAGCCAGGCCTCCGACCCGCAGTGGGTCCAGGTCGACCTGGGATCGGCGCGCGACGTGTGCAAGGTCGACCTGAACTGGGAGGCCGCGTACGCCAAGGACTTCCGGATCCAGACCTCCGGCAACGGACAGGACTGGAGCACCGTCAAGGAGGTGACCGGGGCGACCGGCGGCCAGGCCTCCTACGAGGTCGACGGCTCGGGCCGCTACGTACGCATCCTGGGCACGGCCCGCGGGACCGGCTACGGCTACTCCCTCTGGGAGGTCTCCGTGCACACCGAGTCCGGTGGCAGCGGTCCCATCGAGGGCGGCGGTGACCTGGGCCCGAACGTCATCGTCGTGGACCCCTCCACGCCGAACCTGCAGCAGAGGTTCGACCAGGTCTTCGCGCAGCAGGAGGCAAGCCAGTTCGGCAGCGGTCGCTACCAGTTCCTGATGAAGCCGGGCACCTACAACGACATCAACGCCCAACTGGGCTTCTACACCTCCGTGTCGGGCCTCGGCCTCAACCCCGACGACGTCCAGATCAACGGTGACATCACCGTCGACGCGGGCTGGTTCAACGGGAACGCCACCCAGAACTTCTGGCGTTCGGCGGAGAACCTGGCCGTCACTCCGTCCAACGGCACCGACCGATGGGCGGTCGCCCAGGCCGCGCCGTTCAGGCGGATCCACGTCAAGGGCGGCCTCAACCTCGCCCCCAACGGCTACGGCTGGGCCTCCGGCGGATACATCGCCGATTCGAAGATCGACGGCACCGTCGGTCCGTACAGCCAGCAGCAGTGGTACACCCGCGACAGCTCCGTCGGCGGCTGGACCAACGGCGTGTGGAACATGACGTTCACCGGTGTCGAGGGCGCGCCCGCGACCAACTTCGCCACCGGGCCGTACACCACGTTCGACACCACCCCGATCTCCCGGGAGAAGCCGTTCCTCTACCTGGACGGCAACACCTACAAGGTCTTCGTGCCCGCCAAGCGCACCAACTCGCGCGGTGTGTCCTGGCCGGCGAACGCCGGCGGGTCGTCCCTGCCGCTGGACCAGTTCTACGTGGTCAAGCCCGGTGCGACGGCCGCCACCATCAACGCGGCGCTGGACCAGGGCCTCAACCTGCTGTTCACGCCCGGCGTGTACCACATCGACCAGACCATCGAGGTGGACCGGGCCAACACCGTCGTCCTCGGGCTGGGCCTGGCCACGATCATCCCCGACGGGGGCGTCGACGCCATGCACGTGGCGGACGTCGACGGCGTGCGGCTCGCCGGTTTCCTGATCGACGCCGGACCGTCCAACTCGGACACGTTGCTGCGGATCGGCGAGCCCGGCGCGTCGGCCGACCACTCCGCCAACCCCACCACCATGCAAGACGTGTTCGTCCGCATCGGCGGCGCGGGTCCGGGGCTCGCCACGAACTCGGTCGTCGTCAACAGCGACGACGTGCTCATCGACCACACCTGGATCTGGCGTGCCGACCACGGTGAGGGAGTCGGCTGGGACACCAACCGGGCCGACTACGGGCTTCGCGTCAACGGCGACGACGTCCTGACCACCGGACTGTTCGTGGAGCACTTCAACAAGTACGACGTGTTCTGGAGCGGCGAGCGCGGCCGCACGATCTTCTTCCAGAACGAGAAGGCCTACGACGCCCCGAACGAGGCCGCCATCACCCATGACGGCATCGTCGGATACGCGGCCTACAAGGTCGCCGACACGGTGAACGAGCACGAGGCGTGGGCGCTGGGAAGCTACTGCAACTACACCTCGGACGACACCATCGTCCAGCACCACGGCTTCCAGGTGCCGGTCAAGCCCGGCATCAAGATGCGCCACCTGATGGTGATCTCCCTCGGCGGCAAGGGTCAGTACCGCCACGTCATCAATGACACGGGAGCGCCGACGTCGGGGACGGACACCGTTCCGTCCAAGGTCACGCAGTTCCCCTGA